One genomic segment of Burkholderia multivorans ATCC BAA-247 includes these proteins:
- a CDS encoding AraC family transcriptional regulator, which yields MSQVDSLSQLLQMITVTGQLEVRCGYGSPWQLTWARAAAHEIPYHVVLNGRAVLEDAGTGAITELVGGDIVLLPHGAAHVLHDGSRQVRCVTCNRHGSGGRPRSSDDASGERLDLLCGRFFIRPPHDRLIRDYLPTTLTVRYVSGGENDSGSASNQLASLVELMRMVSIGDRPGGYATLNALTSALFTLVLRAASEAGQAPAGLLALAGHPRLAPAIAAMFADPARPWSLPELADLCNMSRATFMRHFHDKLGRSATDLLTDIRMTLAANELKKPAMSTEAVAESIGYRSVAAFRRVFTDKMGMTPGQWRRRTDEVE from the coding sequence ATGTCCCAAGTCGACTCGCTGAGCCAGCTTCTGCAAATGATTACCGTCACCGGCCAGCTCGAGGTGCGCTGCGGTTACGGTTCGCCGTGGCAGTTGACGTGGGCCCGGGCCGCCGCACACGAGATTCCGTACCACGTCGTGCTCAACGGACGCGCGGTGCTCGAGGATGCCGGCACGGGAGCGATCACGGAACTGGTCGGCGGCGACATCGTACTGCTGCCGCACGGCGCCGCGCACGTGCTGCACGACGGCAGCCGACAGGTGCGATGCGTCACCTGCAACCGTCATGGCTCGGGCGGACGGCCGCGTAGCAGCGATGATGCTTCCGGCGAGCGTCTGGACCTGCTGTGCGGACGGTTCTTCATCCGACCGCCGCATGACCGGCTGATTCGCGACTATCTGCCGACAACGCTGACGGTGCGTTACGTGAGCGGCGGCGAGAACGACAGCGGCTCCGCATCGAACCAGTTGGCGAGTCTCGTCGAGCTGATGCGGATGGTGTCGATCGGCGACAGACCGGGCGGATACGCGACGCTGAACGCGCTGACCTCCGCGCTGTTCACGCTGGTGCTGCGCGCGGCAAGCGAAGCCGGGCAAGCGCCGGCGGGGCTGCTCGCGCTGGCCGGCCATCCGCGGCTGGCGCCCGCGATTGCCGCGATGTTCGCCGACCCCGCGCGACCGTGGAGCCTGCCCGAGCTGGCCGATCTATGCAACATGTCGCGCGCGACGTTCATGCGCCACTTCCACGACAAGCTCGGCCGTTCCGCGACGGATCTGCTCACCGACATCCGGATGACGCTTGCCGCCAACGAACTGAAGAAGCCGGCGATGAGCACCGAGGCGGTAGCCGAATCGATCGGCTACCGATCGGTCGCGGCATTCCGGCGCGTGTTCACCGACAAGATGGGGATGACGCCGGGACAGTGGCGGCGTCGGACCGACGAAGTCGAATGA
- a CDS encoding FMN-dependent NADH-azoreductase, with the protein MNILHIDFSPRAESYSRQLSAAIVAKLLEISPGASISRRDFGAVPLPHATSGYATALSTPATLANPPQAALALSETLIRDVEAADVIAIGTPMNNFTIPSGFKTWIDHVLRVGRTMKSTPTGKIGLLRDRPVFVGVAAGGVFSGERANQPDFLTPYLSAAFGCIGLNSLQFLPVQGTAFLSPDQAASAVEQALAAIDVSAIRAAVSGH; encoded by the coding sequence ATGAACATTCTTCATATTGATTTCAGCCCGCGAGCGGAATCGTACAGCCGCCAGCTGTCGGCGGCGATCGTCGCGAAGCTGCTCGAGATTTCGCCGGGTGCGAGCATCAGCCGGCGCGACTTCGGTGCCGTTCCGTTGCCGCACGCGACGTCGGGCTATGCGACTGCGCTCTCGACGCCCGCGACGTTGGCCAATCCGCCGCAGGCGGCGCTGGCGCTCTCCGAAACGCTGATTCGGGATGTCGAGGCGGCCGACGTGATCGCGATCGGTACGCCGATGAACAACTTCACGATTCCGTCAGGCTTCAAGACGTGGATCGACCATGTGCTGCGCGTCGGGCGGACGATGAAGTCGACGCCGACCGGCAAGATCGGCTTGCTCCGCGACCGTCCGGTGTTCGTGGGCGTCGCTGCCGGCGGCGTCTTTAGCGGCGAACGCGCGAATCAGCCGGATTTCCTGACGCCGTATCTATCGGCCGCATTCGGCTGTATCGGGTTGAACTCGCTGCAGTTTCTTCCGGTGCAGGGCACTGCGTTTCTGTCGCCGGACCAAGCGGCATCTGCAGTCGAGCAGGCCCTCGCGGCAATCGACGTTTCGGCGATTCGGGCGGCCGTGTCGGGCCATTGA
- a CDS encoding cupin domain-containing protein has protein sequence MNVRPILIAAFATSVIVASAFAAAHRAGEIVKPNFEQAIPNLPGKSLVAVEVEYPPGAASAPHVHAKSAFIYAYVVSGAIESKVNDGDVRVYRAGESWSEPPGATHSISRNASRTEPAKLLAVFVVDSDDKKLTTPIR, from the coding sequence ATGAACGTCCGTCCGATTCTGATTGCGGCATTCGCGACATCCGTCATCGTCGCGAGCGCCTTCGCTGCCGCCCATCGCGCCGGCGAAATCGTGAAGCCGAATTTCGAACAAGCGATCCCGAACCTGCCGGGCAAGTCGCTCGTCGCGGTAGAGGTCGAGTATCCGCCGGGCGCCGCTTCCGCGCCACACGTGCACGCGAAGTCCGCTTTCATCTACGCGTATGTGGTGTCGGGCGCAATCGAGTCGAAGGTGAACGACGGCGACGTGCGCGTGTACCGCGCCGGCGAGAGCTGGTCCGAACCGCCCGGTGCGACTCATTCGATCAGCCGGAACGCGAGCAGGACCGAGCCGGCGAAGCTGCTCGCCGTGTTCGTCGTCGACAGCGACGACAAGAAGCTCACCACACCGATCAGATAA
- a CDS encoding DUF4148 domain-containing protein, protein MKSIIYAAIAATVIATPIASFAQSEQGLTREQVRAELVQLEQNGYKPQASDSQYPNDILAAEQRVQPNQPMLAHADTSGYGAAATGAAQSGRPITREAPNPVNSVYFGH, encoded by the coding sequence ATGAAGTCGATCATCTACGCAGCGATTGCCGCTACCGTTATCGCCACCCCGATCGCGTCGTTTGCGCAATCCGAGCAAGGGCTGACCCGCGAACAGGTCCGCGCCGAACTCGTGCAACTGGAACAAAACGGCTACAAGCCGCAGGCGAGCGATTCGCAATACCCGAACGACATCCTCGCGGCCGAACAGCGCGTTCAGCCGAACCAGCCGATGCTCGCCCATGCCGATACGAGCGGCTACGGTGCCGCCGCGACGGGCGCAGCACAGTCGGGCCGCCCGATCACGCGTGAAGCGCCGAACCCGGTGAACTCGGTTTACTTCGGTCACTAA
- a CDS encoding PLP-dependent aminotransferase family protein, with amino-acid sequence MDWPYVESPREDDAPIYLQLYRRYRDAITAGKLRPGDRVPSVRSLASELNLARGTVEAAYQMLSNEGYFVTLGAAGTRVAPALADPAQTVARHAKVRVVRESLHAPTVTSNVRPFQLGVPALDAFPRKTWARIAGRSLRTLDAAAMMSPDPAGYLPLRRAIAAYLQISRGVACTYEQVFVTAGYRGALELVRRTLLHAGDLGWYEDPGYALGRHYLELADLRLAPAPVDDEGIDVAAALRRAPQARFAVVTPGRQSPTGVALSPTRRLELLEWATRRRAWIVEDDYDSEFHYHGRPVPALQHLDRDGRVLYTGTFSKVLLPGLRLAYLVVPEVLVGRFAHVAGRLPGPGSILPQATVAAFMEQGHFARHLRKMRALYAERRAFLVDALARTLDEHLHVRPQAGGVHVLAYLSDRHDDKRVAAAAAADGLGVQALSDWRMRASAQGGLLMGFANFATAEDARAAVQRLSAHLVEGKG; translated from the coding sequence ATGGACTGGCCATATGTCGAATCGCCTCGGGAAGACGATGCGCCCATCTACCTGCAGCTCTATCGCCGCTACCGCGACGCGATAACGGCCGGCAAGCTGCGCCCGGGCGACCGAGTGCCGTCCGTGCGCAGCCTCGCGAGCGAACTGAACCTTGCGCGCGGTACGGTCGAGGCGGCCTACCAGATGCTGTCGAACGAAGGATATTTCGTGACGCTCGGTGCCGCCGGTACGCGAGTCGCGCCGGCTCTCGCGGATCCGGCCCAGACGGTCGCCCGCCACGCGAAGGTGCGCGTCGTTCGCGAATCGCTGCACGCGCCGACCGTCACGAGCAATGTGCGGCCGTTCCAGCTCGGCGTGCCCGCACTCGACGCGTTCCCGAGGAAGACCTGGGCGCGTATCGCGGGACGCAGCCTGCGCACGCTCGACGCAGCCGCGATGATGTCGCCCGATCCGGCCGGCTACCTGCCGCTGCGGCGCGCCATCGCGGCCTATCTGCAGATCTCGCGCGGCGTCGCGTGCACGTACGAGCAGGTATTCGTGACCGCCGGCTATCGCGGCGCACTGGAACTCGTGCGCCGCACCTTACTGCATGCCGGCGATCTCGGGTGGTACGAGGATCCGGGATACGCGCTTGGCCGGCACTACCTGGAACTCGCGGACCTGCGACTCGCACCGGCACCGGTGGACGACGAGGGGATCGACGTCGCGGCGGCGCTGCGGCGCGCGCCGCAGGCGCGCTTTGCAGTAGTCACGCCGGGTCGCCAAAGCCCGACCGGTGTCGCGCTGTCGCCGACACGCAGGCTGGAACTGCTGGAATGGGCAACGCGCCGCCGCGCATGGATCGTCGAGGACGATTACGACAGCGAGTTTCACTACCACGGCCGCCCTGTGCCGGCGCTGCAGCATCTCGATCGCGATGGACGCGTGCTTTACACCGGCACGTTCAGCAAGGTGCTGTTGCCCGGACTGCGGCTCGCCTATCTGGTCGTTCCGGAGGTGCTGGTCGGCCGATTCGCGCACGTGGCCGGCCGTCTTCCGGGCCCCGGATCGATCCTGCCGCAGGCGACCGTCGCCGCTTTCATGGAGCAAGGGCACTTCGCTCGCCACTTGCGCAAGATGCGCGCGCTGTATGCCGAGCGGCGCGCGTTTCTGGTCGATGCGCTCGCCCGGACGCTTGACGAACATCTGCACGTCCGGCCGCAGGCAGGCGGCGTACACGTACTCGCGTATCTGAGCGACCGGCACGACGACAAGCGCGTCGCCGCGGCCGCCGCAGCCGACGGGCTTGGCGTGCAGGCATTGAGCGACTGGCGGATGCGCGCGTCCGCGCAAGGCGGGCTGCTGATGGGGTTTGCGAACTTCGCAACGGCGGAAGACGCGCGCGCTGCCGTACAGCGCTTGTCGGCGCATCTTGTCGAGGGAAAAGGCTGA
- a CDS encoding dihydrolipoyl dehydrogenase has translation MRTITTNVAVIGAGTAGLAAYRAARAEGASAVIIEGGPYGTTCARVGCMPSKLLIAAAEAAHAANHAAPFGIAVGNVRVDGEAVMARVRRERDRFVGFVVDGVEALPVEDRLVGYARFVDDGLLQVDDHTRVRAASVVIATGSTPTIPDVLSGVRDRVVVNDDVFAWTTLPRSVAVMGPGVIGLELGQALARLGVRVSVYGARGSVGQLTDPKLVEAARAIFGDAFHFEPSGTMLSATRVDDGVTLRYRRADGSTIDATYEYVLAATGRHPDVRNLGLANTSIEPGEHGVPQFDPQTLQVYGHPVFIAGDANGVLPLLHEAADEGRAAGRNAARYPDVAKIERRAPLAIVFSDPQIALVGARHRELRADTFVTGEVSFEDQGRSRVMLKNRGRAHVYVDRATRRFVGAEMLGPSAEHIGHLLAWSLQMELTVDAMLAMPFYHPVVEEGLRTALRDAAAKLGTRQQ, from the coding sequence ATGCGCACGATCACCACGAATGTCGCCGTCATCGGCGCTGGCACGGCGGGCCTCGCCGCTTATCGCGCGGCGCGGGCCGAAGGTGCGTCCGCCGTCATTATCGAAGGCGGCCCATACGGCACGACCTGTGCGCGCGTGGGCTGCATGCCGTCGAAGCTGCTGATCGCGGCCGCCGAGGCCGCGCATGCGGCGAACCACGCCGCACCGTTCGGCATCGCGGTCGGCAACGTGCGCGTCGACGGAGAAGCGGTGATGGCGCGCGTGCGGCGAGAACGCGATCGTTTCGTCGGATTCGTCGTCGACGGCGTCGAAGCATTGCCCGTTGAAGATCGACTGGTCGGGTACGCACGCTTCGTCGATGACGGTCTGCTGCAGGTCGACGATCACACGCGGGTGCGTGCGGCGAGCGTCGTGATTGCGACGGGCTCGACGCCGACCATTCCGGATGTCCTGAGCGGCGTTCGCGATCGCGTCGTCGTCAACGACGACGTGTTTGCGTGGACGACGCTGCCGCGCAGCGTCGCCGTAATGGGGCCCGGCGTGATCGGCCTCGAACTCGGGCAGGCGCTCGCGCGGCTCGGCGTACGCGTGAGCGTGTACGGCGCGCGCGGCAGCGTCGGTCAACTGACCGACCCGAAGCTCGTGGAGGCCGCACGCGCGATCTTCGGCGACGCATTTCATTTCGAGCCGAGCGGCACGATGCTGAGTGCGACGCGCGTCGACGACGGCGTCACGCTACGCTACCGCCGCGCCGACGGATCGACGATCGACGCGACATACGAGTACGTGCTCGCCGCCACCGGCCGGCATCCCGACGTCCGCAATCTGGGGCTCGCGAACACGTCGATCGAACCGGGCGAGCATGGCGTGCCGCAATTCGATCCGCAGACGCTGCAGGTCTACGGTCACCCGGTGTTCATCGCCGGCGACGCGAACGGCGTCCTGCCGCTGCTGCACGAAGCAGCCGACGAAGGGCGCGCGGCCGGCCGCAACGCCGCACGCTATCCGGACGTTGCAAAAATCGAGCGGCGTGCGCCGCTGGCGATCGTGTTTTCCGATCCGCAGATCGCGCTCGTCGGCGCACGCCATCGCGAGCTGCGTGCGGACACGTTCGTGACGGGCGAGGTGAGCTTCGAAGACCAGGGACGCAGTCGCGTGATGTTGAAAAATCGCGGGCGCGCGCATGTCTACGTCGACCGCGCGACACGGCGATTCGTCGGCGCAGAGATGCTGGGCCCGTCCGCCGAACATATCGGGCACTTGCTTGCGTGGAGCTTGCAGATGGAACTCACCGTCGATGCGATGCTGGCGATGCCGTTCTATCACCCGGTCGTTGAAGAGGGATTGCGTACCGCGCTCAGGGATGCCGCGGCCAAACTTGGCACGCGGCAGCAGTAG
- a CDS encoding CBS domain-containing protein: MSTTVAQILKAKPDSGRTIYTVTKTDLVYDAIKLMSDKGIGALLVMDGDDIAGIVTERDYARKVVLQDRSSKATRVEEIMTTKVRYVEPSQTSDECMALMTEHRMRHLPVLDDGKLIGLVSIGDLVKSVIADQQFTISQLEHYIHGTPAVTST; this comes from the coding sequence ATGAGCACGACTGTGGCGCAAATTCTCAAGGCCAAGCCGGATTCCGGTCGCACCATCTACACCGTCACGAAAACCGATCTCGTGTACGACGCCATCAAGCTGATGTCGGACAAAGGCATCGGCGCGCTGCTCGTGATGGACGGCGACGACATCGCGGGCATCGTCACCGAGCGCGATTACGCGCGCAAGGTCGTGCTGCAGGATCGCTCGTCGAAAGCCACGCGCGTCGAGGAAATCATGACGACGAAGGTGCGCTACGTCGAACCGTCGCAGACGAGCGACGAGTGCATGGCGCTGATGACCGAGCACCGGATGCGCCACCTGCCCGTTCTCGACGACGGCAAGCTGATCGGCCTCGTGTCGATCGGCGACCTGGTGAAGAGCGTGATCGCCGATCAGCAGTTCACGATCAGCCAGCTCGAGCACTATATCCACGGCACGCCGGCCGTCACGTCGACCTGA
- a CDS encoding glutathione S-transferase N-terminal domain-containing protein, with translation MTLDHPVFTRWPARHPDRLQLFSLPTPNGVKVGIMLEETGLAYEAHRIDILANAHHEPAFVALNPNCKIPAIYDPNGPGGRPLALFESGAILIYLADKTGQFLSADPHTRYETLQWLMWQMGGVGPMFGQVGFFNRFAGKAYEDKRPLNRYVTESARLLGVLDERLAGRDWVMGADYSIADMSLLGWVRNLIGFYEARELVGFDRFVHVNAWLERGLARPAVQRGLQVAAS, from the coding sequence GTGACACTCGATCATCCCGTTTTCACGCGCTGGCCGGCGCGCCATCCCGATCGGCTCCAGCTCTTTTCGCTGCCGACGCCCAACGGCGTGAAGGTGGGCATCATGCTGGAAGAGACGGGCCTCGCGTACGAGGCGCATCGCATCGACATTCTCGCGAACGCGCATCACGAGCCGGCCTTCGTCGCGCTCAACCCCAACTGCAAAATTCCGGCGATCTACGATCCGAACGGACCGGGCGGCCGACCGCTTGCGCTATTCGAATCCGGCGCGATCCTCATTTATCTCGCCGACAAGACCGGGCAATTCCTGTCGGCCGATCCGCACACGCGATACGAGACGCTGCAGTGGCTGATGTGGCAGATGGGCGGTGTCGGGCCGATGTTCGGTCAGGTCGGCTTCTTCAACCGGTTCGCCGGTAAAGCGTATGAAGACAAGCGTCCGTTGAACCGCTACGTCACGGAGTCCGCGCGGCTGCTCGGCGTGCTCGACGAACGTCTTGCGGGCCGCGACTGGGTGATGGGTGCCGATTACAGCATCGCGGACATGTCGCTGCTCGGCTGGGTGCGCAATCTGATCGGCTTTTACGAAGCGCGCGAGCTGGTCGGCTTCGACCGCTTTGTTCACGTGAACGCGTGGCTCGAACGCGGTCTCGCGCGACCGGCGGTGCAGCGCGGGCTGCAGGTGGCGGCGAGCTGA
- a CDS encoding GreA/GreB family elongation factor encodes MKQRLYQLTELDVARLEKYAEHNPRFQAMLDTLLERAEIVRSDAIKANVVTMNSQITLLDEATQEPATWTIVYPDAANLELGRLNVFSPVGMALLGTQRGQSVKVMQPSGTEKLMKVAEIVFQPEANGEYTR; translated from the coding sequence ATGAAGCAACGCCTTTACCAGCTCACCGAACTCGATGTCGCGCGTCTCGAAAAGTACGCGGAACACAACCCGCGCTTTCAGGCGATGCTCGACACGCTGCTCGAACGCGCCGAAATCGTCCGATCGGACGCGATCAAAGCCAACGTCGTCACGATGAATTCCCAGATCACGCTGCTCGACGAAGCGACCCAGGAGCCGGCCACCTGGACCATCGTGTATCCGGATGCCGCGAACCTCGAACTCGGCCGTCTGAACGTGTTCTCGCCGGTCGGGATGGCGCTGTTGGGCACGCAACGCGGCCAGTCGGTGAAAGTGATGCAGCCGAGCGGCACGGAAAAGCTGATGAAGGTCGCGGAAATCGTGTTCCAGCCGGAAGCGAACGGCGAATACACGCGCTGA
- a CDS encoding SDR family NAD(P)-dependent oxidoreductase yields the protein MSTSKKVVVVTGASQGIGAKVVDAFRQLDYRIVATSRSIKPSNDDNVLCIAGDIGDRATARRVIDEGVARFGRIDTLVNNAGIYIGKPFTEHTVEDYEAVMKVNMAGFYHVTQLAIAEMEKQGSGHVVSVTASIDQVAIGGVYSVLAALTKGGINAATKSLAIEYAKKGIRVNAVAPGNIDTPMHAPEIHEALSAFNPVGRLGKAGDIADAILFLDAAPFITGEILHVDGGQSAGH from the coding sequence ATGAGCACATCGAAGAAGGTTGTCGTCGTTACCGGCGCGTCGCAGGGCATCGGCGCGAAAGTCGTCGACGCGTTTCGACAGCTCGACTACCGGATCGTCGCGACGTCGCGCTCGATCAAGCCGTCGAACGACGACAACGTTTTATGCATCGCCGGCGACATCGGCGATCGGGCGACGGCACGACGCGTAATCGACGAAGGCGTCGCGCGGTTTGGTCGAATCGATACGCTGGTCAACAACGCGGGCATCTACATCGGCAAGCCGTTCACCGAACACACGGTCGAAGACTACGAAGCCGTGATGAAGGTCAACATGGCGGGTTTTTATCACGTCACGCAGCTCGCGATCGCCGAGATGGAGAAGCAGGGAAGCGGCCACGTGGTCAGCGTCACGGCCAGCATCGACCAGGTCGCGATCGGCGGCGTGTACTCGGTTCTGGCTGCGCTGACGAAGGGCGGCATCAACGCTGCGACGAAATCGCTCGCGATCGAATATGCAAAGAAGGGCATCCGCGTCAACGCTGTGGCACCGGGCAACATCGATACACCGATGCACGCACCGGAAATTCACGAAGCGCTAAGCGCGTTCAATCCTGTCGGCCGCCTCGGTAAAGCGGGCGATATTGCCGACGCAATCCTGTTTCTCGATGCAGCACCGTTCATCACCGGCGAGATCCTGCATGTCGACGGCGGTCAGAGCGCGGGCCACTGA
- a CDS encoding carboxymuconolactone decarboxylase family protein: protein MARTAVLTPEQVPAESKPTLAAFTKNIGFTPNMMASFAQSPIAFNAWATLLGALSKALDVKTRDSIGLAVSEVNGCNYCLTVHSMTAEHMAKLPADEIILARKGHATDPKRDAAVQFARKVIETRGKVDDADLKAVRDAGYTDANVMEIVALVAMYSLTNFFNNVFDPEQDFPAVPPAGAI from the coding sequence ATGGCAAGGACTGCAGTGCTCACGCCGGAACAGGTGCCGGCAGAATCGAAGCCGACGCTCGCCGCGTTTACGAAGAACATCGGCTTTACGCCGAACATGATGGCGAGCTTCGCGCAAAGCCCGATCGCGTTCAATGCATGGGCCACGCTGCTCGGTGCGCTGAGCAAGGCGCTGGACGTCAAGACGCGCGATAGCATCGGCCTGGCCGTGTCGGAAGTGAACGGCTGCAACTACTGCCTGACGGTTCACAGCATGACCGCCGAGCACATGGCCAAGCTGCCTGCCGATGAAATCATTCTGGCGCGCAAGGGGCACGCGACCGATCCGAAGCGTGACGCCGCCGTGCAGTTCGCGCGCAAGGTGATCGAAACGCGCGGCAAAGTCGACGACGCCGATCTGAAGGCCGTTCGCGACGCCGGCTATACGGATGCGAACGTGATGGAGATCGTCGCGCTCGTGGCGATGTACTCGCTGACAAATTTTTTCAACAACGTGTTCGATCCCGAGCAGGATTTTCCGGCCGTTCCGCCGGCGGGCGCGATTTGA
- a CDS encoding nitroreductase family protein: protein MSNGTATTNAVIECILSRSAAKYYDPDATLTDDQIRELVRIGTSAPTSFHLQNWRFIAVRTREAKARLSPIAWNQPAVTEAAVTFIVCGQLVETSVIPERLAPLVEAGVMPASMVAEWEIPARNLYMEYPQRRRDEAVRTATFGAAAMIYAARSLGLGSTPMIGFDADAVHREFGLADDEVPVMLLAIGAERPGNWAQKPRRPVTEVLDLV from the coding sequence ATGAGCAACGGAACTGCCACGACCAACGCCGTGATCGAGTGCATCCTGAGCCGAAGCGCGGCGAAATACTACGACCCGGACGCGACGCTGACCGACGACCAGATCCGGGAGCTCGTGCGAATCGGCACCAGCGCGCCGACGTCCTTTCACCTGCAGAACTGGCGCTTCATCGCCGTGCGCACGCGCGAAGCGAAGGCGCGCCTGAGCCCGATCGCATGGAATCAGCCGGCGGTCACCGAGGCCGCCGTGACCTTCATCGTCTGCGGCCAGCTCGTCGAGACCAGCGTGATTCCCGAGCGTCTCGCGCCGCTAGTCGAAGCGGGCGTGATGCCGGCATCGATGGTGGCGGAGTGGGAAATCCCCGCGCGCAACCTGTACATGGAGTATCCGCAACGCCGCCGCGACGAAGCCGTGCGCACCGCGACGTTCGGCGCAGCCGCGATGATCTACGCGGCGCGCTCGCTCGGGCTCGGTTCGACGCCGATGATCGGCTTCGATGCCGATGCGGTGCACCGCGAGTTCGGACTCGCCGACGACGAAGTGCCGGTGATGCTGCTGGCGATCGGTGCCGAGCGTCCGGGGAACTGGGCGCAGAAGCCGCGCCGTCCGGTGACCGAAGTGCTGGACCTCGTCTAG
- the ribA gene encoding GTP cyclohydrolase II: protein MMSSRPQSPAPGNGHADECVTLVATASLPTRYGTFTSYAFRVSGSDAEHLALVMGDVTGEQSVLTRLHSECLTGDVFGSYRCDCGEQLDLALRYVAAEGRGVLLYLRGHEGRGIGLSNKIRAYALQEQGRDTVEANLDLGLPDDAREYDSAAAILRMLGVTSVRLMSNNPKKFDTLVKHGIPVCERVALAVPVREENERYIRTKQVKFGHYFEENE from the coding sequence ATGATGTCTTCGCGTCCCCAATCGCCCGCGCCGGGCAATGGCCACGCCGACGAGTGCGTGACGCTCGTTGCCACCGCGTCGCTGCCCACGCGCTACGGTACGTTCACGTCTTACGCGTTTCGCGTATCGGGCAGCGATGCCGAACATCTCGCGCTGGTGATGGGCGACGTGACCGGCGAGCAGTCCGTGCTGACGCGGCTGCATTCCGAATGCCTCACCGGCGACGTGTTCGGCTCGTATCGTTGCGATTGCGGCGAACAGCTCGATCTGGCATTGCGCTACGTCGCGGCCGAAGGGCGCGGCGTGCTGCTGTATCTGCGCGGCCACGAGGGGCGCGGCATTGGCCTTAGCAACAAGATCCGCGCATATGCGCTGCAGGAGCAGGGGCGCGACACCGTCGAGGCGAACCTCGACCTCGGGCTGCCGGACGATGCGCGCGAATACGATTCGGCCGCCGCGATTCTTCGTATGCTCGGCGTGACGTCGGTGCGCCTGATGAGCAACAACCCGAAGAAATTCGACACGCTCGTGAAGCACGGCATTCCCGTTTGCGAACGCGTCGCGCTCGCGGTACCGGTGCGCGAGGAAAACGAGCGCTATATCCGGACCAAGCAGGTGAAGTTCGGGCATTACTTCGAGGAAAACGAGTAG
- a CDS encoding DUF3788 domain-containing protein — translation MKQVHQIGDRITDPSIPPDEDTVRAWLGPKAFKHWRELQSWIDASYPGVFEPDWIYGGRKRGWSLRYKKTRALCTLVPSYRHLSVLVVLGKAEREKFDERRYSWSPQLVQLYDEARAYPDGKWLTIEIASADGRRELTDLIGMKRAPVDQPLKRAVPLRASRI, via the coding sequence ATGAAACAAGTCCACCAGATCGGTGACCGGATCACCGACCCATCCATACCGCCCGATGAAGACACCGTGCGCGCGTGGCTCGGGCCGAAGGCTTTCAAGCATTGGCGCGAACTGCAAAGCTGGATCGACGCGTCGTACCCCGGTGTTTTCGAACCGGACTGGATTTACGGCGGCAGGAAACGCGGCTGGTCGCTGCGCTACAAGAAAACGAGAGCGCTGTGTACGCTGGTTCCGTCATACCGGCACTTGTCGGTGCTCGTGGTCCTGGGAAAAGCCGAGCGCGAGAAGTTCGACGAGCGACGCTATTCGTGGAGCCCGCAACTGGTCCAACTCTACGACGAAGCGCGCGCGTATCCGGACGGCAAATGGTTGACCATCGAAATCGCGTCCGCGGACGGTAGACGCGAGTTGACGGACCTGATCGGGATGAAACGCGCCCCCGTCGATCAACCGTTGAAGCGCGCCGTGCCGTTACGTGCCTCACGCATTTGA
- a CDS encoding GNAT family N-acetyltransferase, whose product MTPFRLNHLDSEQDYEAAFSVMRELRPHLTDAAAFAAQVRRQAAHGYRLLAVWQDGQVAALAGYRVQENLLYGRFLYVDDLVTTAGARQHGLGAMLIDALRDEARRQQCANFVLDTGLGNARAQRFYFRQGLLSFGMHFRQQL is encoded by the coding sequence ATGACGCCTTTCCGACTGAATCATCTCGACAGCGAGCAGGACTACGAGGCCGCTTTCAGTGTGATGCGCGAACTGCGCCCTCACCTGACGGATGCCGCCGCGTTTGCCGCGCAGGTGCGTCGCCAGGCCGCGCACGGGTATCGGCTGCTGGCCGTGTGGCAAGACGGACAGGTAGCGGCACTCGCCGGTTATCGCGTGCAGGAGAACCTGCTGTACGGACGGTTTCTCTACGTCGACGATCTGGTGACGACCGCCGGTGCCCGTCAGCACGGGCTTGGCGCGATGCTGATCGACGCGTTGCGCGACGAAGCCCGAAGGCAACAGTGCGCGAACTTCGTGCTCGATACCGGGCTCGGGAATGCGCGCGCGCAACGCTTCTATTTCCGTCAGGGTCTGTTGTCGTTCGGCATGCATTTCCGCCAGCAGCTATAG